One genomic window of Gossypium hirsutum isolate 1008001.06 chromosome D11, Gossypium_hirsutum_v2.1, whole genome shotgun sequence includes the following:
- the LOC107962182 gene encoding 3-oxoacyl-[acyl-carrier-protein] synthase II, chloroplastic-like: MGVVTPLGHEPDVFYNNLLEGVSGISEIETFDCAQFPKRIAGEIKSFSTDGWVAPKFSKRMDKFMLYSLTAGKKALQDGGVNEDVMEELDKTKCGVLIGSAMGGMKVFNDAIEALRISYRKMNPFCVPFATTNMGSTMLAMDLGWMGPNYSI, translated from the exons ATGGGAGTAGTAACTCCGCTTGGACATGAGCCTGATGTTTTCTATAACAACCTGCTCGAGGGTGTTAGTGGTATAAGTGAAATCGAGACTTTTGACTGCGCTCAGTTTCCGAAA AGGATTGCTGGAGAGATCAAATCTTTCTCAACTGATGGATGGGTCGCACCAAAATTTTCCAAGAGGATGGACAAATTCATGCTTTATTCTCTTACTGCCGGAAAGAAAGCTTTGCAAGATGGGGGAGTAAATGAAGATGTAATGGAGGAGTTAGATAAAACGAAATGCGGAGTTTTGATTGGTTCAGCAATGGGTGGCATGAAG GTTTTCAACGATGCGATTGAAGCTTTGAGGATCTCATACAGGAAGATGAATCCTTTTTGCGTACCGTTTGCTACAACAAATATGGGTTCTACAATGCTTGCAATGGATTTG GGATGGATGGGTcctaattattcaatctag
- the LOC121223786 gene encoding protein arginine N-methyltransferase 1.1-like produces the protein MLQDVVRTKTYQNVIYRNKFLFQNKVVLDVGAGTGILSLFCAKAGAAHVYAVECSHMADMAKQIVETNGLPDGEVFKIVVSSCIASCGWGQLATLLVKFSVACYDLQKVA, from the exons ATGCTTCAAGATGTAGTGCGAACCAAGACATATCAAAATGTTATTTATCGGAATAAGTTTCTATTCCAGAACAAAGTAGTTCTTGACGTGGGAGCTGGGACTGGAATTTTGTCCCTGTTTTGTGCAAAAGCAGGGGCGGCACATGTTTATGCT GTTGAATGCTCCCATATGGCTGACATGGCTAAACAAATTGTTGAAACAAATGGCTTGCCTGATGGtgaagtttttaaaattgttgTGTCTTCTTGTATTGCTTCGTGTGGTTGGGGGCAGCTAGCTACTTTGTTAGTTAAATTCTCCGTTGCATGCTATGATTTGCAGAAAGTAGCTTAG
- the LOC107910967 gene encoding probable protein arginine N-methyltransferase 1: MSSSLEQFTSLLFRVVNGLGLLNLFLLLLIKAKLLLGSYKLHSLQSKFLFLHPCQVDDGVVLPDEASLYLTAIEDAEYKDDKIEFWNNVYGFDMSCIKKQAMMEPLVDTVDQKQIVTNCHLLKTMDISKMVLGDASFTAPFKLIAERDDYIHAFVAYFDVSFTKCHKLMGFSTGPRSRATHWKQTVLYLEDVLTICEGETIIGSMTVAPNKKNPRDVDIMVKYSLSGRRCVVSRVQFYKMR, encoded by the exons ATGTCAAGCTCTCTTGAGCAGTTTACTTCCTTATTATTTCGTGTGGTGAACGGGCTGggccttttaaatttatttttactcttGCTCATCAAAGCAAAACTTTTGTTGGGTTCTTATAAGCTACATTCTTTACAATCAAAGTTCTTATTCCTTCACCCGTGTCAGGTTGATGATGGAGTTGTGCTACCAGATGAAGCTTCTCTTTACTTGACAGCAATTGAGGATGCCGAGTACAAAGACGACAAGATCGAAT TTTGGAATAATGTTTATGGCTTTGACATGAGTTGTATAAAAAAGCAAGCTATGATGGAACCTCTTGTTGACACGGTTGACCAGAaacaaattgtaacaaattgcCACCTTCTCAAG ACAATGGATATTTCTAAGATGGTTCTTGGGGATGCTTCTTTCACTGCACCTTTCAAGCTTATTGCAGAGCGTGATGATTACATCCATGCTTTCGTTGCATATTTTGATGTTTCGTTTACCAAATGCCACAAATTGATGGGTTTCTCTACAG GACCAAGATCGCGAGCTACCCATTGGAAGCAAACAGTCCTATATCTAGAGGATGTGTTAACCATCTGTGAAGGGGAGACAATAATTGGGAGCATGACTGTTGCACCAAACAAGAAGAATCCCCGAGACGTTGATATAATGGTTAAATATTCATTGAGCGGACGACGTTGTGTGGTTTCGAGAGTTCAATTCTATAAGATGCGCTGA